CGGCCTTGATGCCCGTGGTCCGGCAGTTCTGGTACTGCTCCATGCTGGTGCGCTTGATCATGCCCTTGCGCGTGGCGAACAGGAAGTAGCGATCCGCGTCGAATTCGCGCAGGGACAGGGCCGTGGCAATGTATTCGTCCTTGTCCAGCGGCAGCAGGTTGGCCACATGCGCACCCTTGGCGTAGCGGCTGCCCTCCGGCACCTGATGCGCCTTGATCTTGAACATCTTGCCGAAGTTGGTGAACAGCAGCAGGAACTGATGGTTCGTGGTCAGCAGGAAGGTGTGAATGAAGTCGCCATCACCTGTCTGCACACCGGCGATGCCCTTTCCGCCCCGGCGCTGGGCCGTGTAGTTGGACAGGGGCACGCGCTTGATGTAGCCGCGCTTGGACAGGGTGATCACGGCTTCGTCGTCCGCGATCAGGTCCTCGATGTCGATGCTGCTGGGATCGTGGGCCAGCAGCTGGCTCTTGCGCGGAGTGGCGTAGCCTTCCTTGATCTCGACCAGTTCCTGACGGATGACCGACTTGAGCACGTCCTCGTTCTCCAGAATGGAGCGGTAGTACTCGATCTTCTTCATGAGCTCGGCCAGTTCTTCCAGCAGCTTGTCGCGTTCCAGTCCGGTGAGCTTCTGGAGTCGCATGTCCAGAATGGCCTTGGCCTGAATCTCGGACAGCTCGAACCGTTCCATCAGGTTGGTTCTGGCCTCTTCCACGGATGCGGACGCGCGGATGAGCTTGACCACCTCGTCGATGTTGTCCACCGCGATGCGCAGGCCTTCCAGAACGTGGACCCGGCGTTCGGCCTTGTCCAGATCGAAACGGGTGCGCCGGATGACCACTTCGCGGCGGTGCTCCAGGAAGTATTCCAGCACGCTCTTGAGATTCAGCAGCATGGGCCGCTTGCCCACGACCGCCATCATGTTGATGCCGAAGGAGGTTTCCAGCGGCGTGTACTTGTAGAGCGCGTTGATGATGATGTCGGGAATGGCGCCGCGCTTGAGATCGATGACCACGCGGATGCCCCTGCGGTCGGATTCGTCGCGCAGGTCGGACACGCCTTCGATCTTCTTGTCGTGCACGAGCTGGGCGATCTTCTCGACCAGCGAGGACTTGTTCAGGGCATAGGGAATTTCCCGAATGACGATGGACTGCTTCTTGCCCTTGTTGTGCTCCTCCACCTCGACCACGCCGCGCATGCGGATGGAACCGCGGCCCGTGGTGTAGGCATCCCTGAGCCCCTGCCCGCCGTAGACCAGTGCGCCGGTCGGGAAGTCCGGGCCCTTGATGAACTGCATGAGATCCTCGATCTCGCAGTCCGGGTTGTCCAGCAGATGCACGGTGCCGTCCACAAGCTCGCCAAGATTGTGGGGCGGAATGTTGGTGGCCATGCCGACCGCGATGCCTGCCGTGCCGTTGAGCAGCAGGTTGGGCACCTTGGTGGGCAGGACTTCCGGCTCCTGCAGCGAGTTGTCGTAGTTGGGCCGGAAATCGACGGTGTTCTTGTCGATGTCGCCCAGAAATTCGCTGGTAAGCCTGGCCATGCGCACCTCGGTGTAACGCATGGCTGCCGCGGAGTCGCCGTCGATGGAACCGAAGTTGCCCTGACCGTCCACGAGCATGTCGCGCATGGAAAAGTCCTGGGCCAGACGCACAAGGGCGTCATACACGGCCGAGTCGCCGTGGGGATGGTATTTACCGATGACGTCACCGACGACGCGCGCGGATTTCTTGTAGGCCCTGTTGTAGCTGTTTCCCAGATCGTGCATGGCGT
Above is a window of Pseudodesulfovibrio tunisiensis DNA encoding:
- the gyrA gene encoding DNA gyrase subunit A, with amino-acid sequence MSDTITIESELKKSYLEYSLSVIIGRAIPDVRDGLKPVHRRILYAMHDLGNSYNRAYKKSARVVGDVIGKYHPHGDSAVYDALVRLAQDFSMRDMLVDGQGNFGSIDGDSAAAMRYTEVRMARLTSEFLGDIDKNTVDFRPNYDNSLQEPEVLPTKVPNLLLNGTAGIAVGMATNIPPHNLGELVDGTVHLLDNPDCEIEDLMQFIKGPDFPTGALVYGGQGLRDAYTTGRGSIRMRGVVEVEEHNKGKKQSIVIREIPYALNKSSLVEKIAQLVHDKKIEGVSDLRDESDRRGIRVVIDLKRGAIPDIIINALYKYTPLETSFGINMMAVVGKRPMLLNLKSVLEYFLEHRREVVIRRTRFDLDKAERRVHVLEGLRIAVDNIDEVVKLIRASASVEEARTNLMERFELSEIQAKAILDMRLQKLTGLERDKLLEELAELMKKIEYYRSILENEDVLKSVIRQELVEIKEGYATPRKSQLLAHDPSSIDIEDLIADDEAVITLSKRGYIKRVPLSNYTAQRRGGKGIAGVQTGDGDFIHTFLLTTNHQFLLLFTNFGKMFKIKAHQVPEGSRYAKGAHVANLLPLDKDEYIATALSLREFDADRYFLFATRKGMIKRTSMEQYQNCRTTGIKAVNLKDGDELMMVTEVNPEADAMLITRDGTAIRFNIKDARPMGRATAGVKGIALRGDDEVVSLVVSGDSERQEVLTVSEGGFGKRTHIEQYRVQSRGGKGILNMRLTSKTGKVLGANLVNESDEAILLTSGNKIIRMKVSEISLTRGRATQGVRLVRMDEKNAVVGFDLVRDDGLNETEEN